One part of the Bacteroidia bacterium genome encodes these proteins:
- a CDS encoding DMT family transporter, translated as MKNKAAIAVIIGALLAGLSGFFIKSADLPPASYAFFRTTVPAVLMALWMLSQGIRFLRGNYKLMLLGSAFNAARMYFFFMAYIMTSIGNAVLISYTWPIFATLLSALILKETVSRRNIFLLFLAFSGIVLVYINKPFSFENDDFIGMSAALASAALYACSIIIFKKEADGYTRNELLFYQNLVSVFVFLPFVLLQEPPPELHDIGIASAHGFLLGTVGFAFFFYGLKYLPASTASGLTYIEVVAALLLSIFWMKEELTLNMLAGGAIILISTSLLRSKKKEEAEN; from the coding sequence ATGAAAAATAAGGCAGCAATCGCCGTAATTATTGGAGCACTGCTGGCAGGCCTCAGTGGATTCTTTATCAAAAGTGCTGATCTCCCACCTGCATCCTATGCTTTTTTCAGGACTACCGTACCTGCGGTCCTTATGGCTTTATGGATGCTTAGTCAGGGAATTCGTTTTCTGAGGGGAAATTATAAGCTGATGTTGCTGGGATCTGCTTTCAATGCAGCCCGTATGTATTTCTTTTTCATGGCTTATATCATGACCTCCATCGGAAATGCAGTGCTCATTTCCTATACCTGGCCCATATTCGCGACCTTATTGAGTGCCCTGATTCTAAAAGAAACAGTCTCCCGGCGAAATATATTCCTCTTATTTCTGGCCTTTAGTGGCATTGTTCTGGTCTATATCAACAAGCCCTTCTCATTCGAAAATGATGATTTTATTGGCATGAGCGCAGCTTTGGCTTCCGCAGCCCTTTACGCTTGCTCCATCATCATTTTCAAAAAAGAGGCTGATGGCTATACCCGAAACGAATTGCTCTTCTACCAGAACCTGGTCAGCGTATTTGTATTCTTGCCCTTTGTTCTGCTGCAGGAACCTCCGCCTGAGCTTCATGATATCGGAATTGCATCCGCTCATGGATTTTTGTTGGGAACGGTAGGTTTTGCTTTCTTTTTCTATGGACTCAAATACTTGCCTGCATCTACAGCTTCCGGACTCACCTACATAGAGGTCGTAGCGGCCCTTTTGTTGAGTATATTCTGGATGAAAGAGGAATTAACCCTCAATATGCTGGCCGGTGGAGCCATCATCCTGAT